A section of the Myxocyprinus asiaticus isolate MX2 ecotype Aquarium Trade chromosome 40, UBuf_Myxa_2, whole genome shotgun sequence genome encodes:
- the LOC127430395 gene encoding choline-phosphate cytidylyltransferase B-like: MVNRRRNGSHANRNAGRGGVQGQQQQQCKRPPVKALREPAIFAKESGSASDTPHDKVTLAQARRGTPAHRPVRVYADGIFDLFHSGHARALMQAKNLFPNTQLIVGVCSDSLTHKYKGYTVMTEDERYEALIHCRYVNEVVRDAPWSLSPEFLKKHRIDFVAHDDIPYTSAGSEDVYKHIKEAGMFVAIQRMEGISTSDLITRIVRDYDVYVRRNLQRGYTAQELNVGFIKEKKYRLQEQVDRMKETVRTVEEKSKHLVHRVEEKSHDLILKWEEKSREFIGNFLELFGPDKAWHMIQERSGRVLQALSPYQSPCTSPSSSPTRGRSTSPDSHWPLLRFRSPPPKGASFSSSEGDEEEK; this comes from the exons ATGGTGAACAGGAGACGGAATGGATCCCATGCCAACAGAAACGCTGGTCGAGGAGGGGTTCAAGGACAGCAACAGCAGCAATGCAAGCGGCCACCTGTTAAG GCTCTGAGGGAACCAGCCATCTTTGCTAAAGAATCAGGCAGTGCCTCTGACACCCCACACGACAAAGTGACTTTAGCCCAGGCTCGCCGTGGCACTCCAG CCCATCGGCCTGTACGTGTGTATGCTGATGGAATCTTTGACCTCTTCCACTCCGGTCATGCCCGGGCTCTGATGCAGGCCAAGAATTTGTTCCCAAACACACAACTGATTGTTGGTG TATGCAGTGATTCCCTGACGCACAAGTATAAAGGCTACACAGTGATGACAGAGGATGAGCGTTATGAAGCCCTTATACACTGCCGCTATGTAAATGAGGTTGTTCGTGATGCTCCATGGTCCCTCAGTCCTGAATTTCTTAAGAAACACAGG ATTGACTTTGTGGCTCATGATGATATCCCATATACCTCTGCTGGATCAGAAGATGTCTACAAACACATCAAAGAAGCAG GAATGTTTGTGGCCATTCAAAGAATGGAAGGGATCTCTACCTCTGACCTCATCACACGCATTGTTCGAGACTATGATGTCTACGTCAGACGCAACCTGCAGAGAGGTTACACAGCACAGGAACTGAACGTTGGCTTCATCAAA GAGAAGAAATATCGTCTGCAGGAGCAAGTGGATAGAATGAAGGAGACAGTGAGGACGGTGGAGGAGAAGTCCAAACATTTAGTGCATCGTGTTGAGGAGAAGAGCCATGACCTCATCCTCAAATGGGAGGAGAAATCTCGCGAGTTCATCGGAAACTTCCTGGAGCTTTTCGGTCCAGATAAAGCCTGG CACATGATTCAGGAGCGAAGTGGGCGTGTTCTCCAGGCTCTGTCCCCCTACCAGTCTCCATGTACGTCTCCGAGCTCCAGCCCCACCAGAGGGCGCTCTACATCACCTGACTCCCACTGGCCCCTCCTGCGCTTCCGCTCACCACCACCCAAAGGTGCCTCCTTCAGCAGCAGTGAGGGTGACGAGGAGGAAAAATAG
- the LOC127430907 gene encoding organic solute transporter subunit alpha-like: MSLLLYLEEKQNGFLLKKTTIIWVNGAAPGFATMACLRIWIQRATIFTDLTANLYFAVVIYKFFTLLLEECGGEEAFLKYSQAKNNTLMIRTGSCCCCYLCLPKVSITCTVWPVSLVHIASPKCIFHAMIVYAQLEITGAAVWINPFLGVLTIIALLPVGIMFSHLKQTLCSCKIVPKYAMYQLILVLSQLQAAIINILSMKGFIACSPPFSSIAHGSMLHQQMMIMEMFIITLMA; the protein is encoded by the exons ATGTCTTTGCTGCTGTATCTTGAAGAGAAACAAAATGGTTTCCTCCTAAAGAAAACCACCATCATCTGGGTGAATGGAGCTGCCCCA GGCTTTGCCACCATGGCATGTCTCAGAATATGGATCCAAAGGGCTACTATATTCACAGATTTGACCGCAAACTT ATACTTTGCAGTGGTAATTTATAAATTCTTCACCCTATTGCTGGAAGAGTGTGGAGGAGAAGAAGCATTTCTAAAGTACTCTCAAGCAAAGAATAATACATTGATGATCAGAACTGGGTCTTGCTGCTGTTGTTACCTTTGCCTGCCCAAAGTATCTATTACATG tacag TCTGGCCTGTGTCTTTGGTACACATTGCCTCGCCTAAATGCATCTTCCATGCAATGATTGTTTACGCACAGTTGGAGATCACAGGAGCTGCTGTCTGGATAAACCCATTCCTTGGAGTCCTGACCATTATTGCTCTGTTGCCTGTGGGCATCATGTTCAGTCATCTAAAACAGACTCTATGCAGTTGCAAGATTGTTCCCAAGTATGCTATGTACCAG CTGATTCTGGTACTCAGTCAGTTGCAAGCAGCTATAATCAACATCCTTTCCATGAAGGGGTTCATTGCTTGCTCACCACCTTTCTCTTCCATTGCACATGGCTCTA TGCTGCACCAGCAGATGATGATCATGGAGATGTTTATCATCACACTCATGGCCTGA